One Doryrhamphus excisus isolate RoL2022-K1 chromosome 17, RoL_Dexc_1.0, whole genome shotgun sequence genomic region harbors:
- the LOC131105372 gene encoding uncharacterized protein LOC131105372, whose product MDPPSVRSAGVIRKLPQVLAVSTNGVPLILQVMLVVSWLLWMSCCSPAVGGPAQHVTLLEGSNPLVRDDERSSSFRRLPVFWHSHKPLVAKELLRPAPRRSSLPAELGSLLFPQAQRHLSTARGPRARPVQVWCSMNEVLVLVDRFQLRAWPLPSLFSLGSCQPTAVSPNFLFFHYRLTDCDSTSQVVGGQLVYTYSLDYSPPPQGHIVRVLPFRLPIHCYYNRFHYSYKVGYTPQVQHTTFMKTIRSQLGFRLTVCTAEWEPIMTGHSVVLGEPVYFVAETGTLLPGERLYVDSCHVTNSKDPKSTPRVDIITNHGCMTDSLRVESSSHFWSRKANMLKFSIDAFLFRELSQVLHLHCSMSVGVTTSQTAKSCNYNQATGRWEDLEAPPSICSCCDSACGDLQDPVKNMVTSPGWLTRRNREGRPSMKTISFPSEEEAAWIDQEGKRKHKDTSPLETNTDHKKTEETILDLGKEARPRLFMGEFSEVAKQVRVDLGPPDDQQPQQTLDQSVSEATNASMNVSASFDAPLAPHNSTFLGHLGSAMTTNATPEVELCFSGVNSSCPPTNDTLQRERGRNATESHSPGSVESPLAFNTLDNVHFQSADGLLDDLSSEGLDRVEHMLQSLLIRGLELDQFAQFRGPMCVEGKCDSGVEDVKALRHGQFAAVVKKNAARQDRVVSEEVLDER is encoded by the exons ATGGATCCGCCCAGCGTGAGGAGCGCAGGTGTGATAAGGAAGCTCCCGCAGGTGCTGGCTGTGAGCACCAACGGCGTCCCCCTGATCCTTCAAGTCATGCTGGTGGTTTCCTGGCTCTTATGGATGTCTTGTTGCAGTCCAGCTGTGGGGGGTCCGGCTCAGCACGTGACTTTGTTGGAGGGGTCGAATCCCCTGGTGAGAGATGATGAACGTTCATCATCGTTCCGTCGCCTCCCGGTCTTCTGGCACTCGCACAAGCCTCTTGTAGCCAAAGAGCTGCTCCGGCCGGCGCCTCGCCGGAGCTCGCTCCCCGCCGAACTCGGTTCGCTGCTGTTCCCACAGGCACAGCGACACCTGAGCACGGCCCGGGGTCCACGTGCACGCCCCGTGCAGGTTTGGTGCAGCATGAACGAAGTGCTTGTGCTCGTAGACCGCTTCCAGTTACGCGCCTGGCCACTTCCGTCCTTGTTCAGTCTGGGATCCTGTCAGCCCACCGCCGTGTCTCCGAACTTCCTGTTCTTCCATTACAGACTGACGGATTGTGACAGCACGTCTCAG GTAGTGGGTGGTCAGCTGGTGTATACTTATTCTCTGGACTATAGTCCGCCACCACAAGGCCACATAGTCCGTGTGCTACCCTTTCGACTGCCCATCCACTGCTATTACAACAG gtTTCATTACTCCTACAAGGTTGGCTACACACCCCAGGTTCAGCACACCACCTTCATGAAGACCATCAGAAGTCAACTCGGCTTCCGCTTGACTGTCTGCACAG CCGAGTGGGAACCCATCATGACCGGCCACTCTGTGGTCTTGGGGGAACCCGTGTATTTTGTGGCGGAGACCGGAACCCTGTTGCCAGGCGAGAGACTCTATGTTGACTCGTGCCACGTGACCAACTCCAAAGACCCAAAGAGCACGCCCAGAGTGGACATCATCACCAATCATGG CTGTATGACGGACAGCTTGAGGGTGGAGAGTTCCTCCCACTTCTGGTCAAGGAAGGCTAACATGTTGAAGTTTTCAATCGATGCCTTTCTCTTCAGAGAACTTTCCCAG gtactGCACCTCCACTGTTCCATGTCAGTCGGTGTCACCACTTCCCAGACCGCCAAGTCGTGTAACTACAACCAAGCTACTGGCAG GTGGGAGGACTTGGAGGCGCCACCCTCCATATGCTCCTGCTGTGATTCTGCATGTGGTGACCTGCAGGACC CTGTGAAGAACATGGTCACTAGTCCTGGATGGCTAACTCGCCGAAACCGTGAAGGGAGGCCAAGCATGAAGACGATATCCTTCCCGTCAGAGGAAGAGGCGGCGTGGATCGATCAGGAAgggaaaagaaaacacaaagacaCTTCCCCATTGGAGACGAACACGGACCATAAGAAGACCGAGGAGACCATTCTTGATTTGGGAAAAGAAGCGAGGCCCCGCTTATTCATGGGCGAATTTAGCGAAGTGGCCAAGCAGGTTCGCGTGGATTTAGGACCCCCCGATGACCAACAGCCACAACAAACATTGGATCAGAGTGTTTCTGAAGCCACCAATGCTTCTATGAACGTCTCGGCTAGTTTCGACGCTCCACTCGCTCCACACAATTCCACCTTTCTTGGTCATCTTGGTTCTGCCATGACAACAAACGCGACTCCGGAGGTTGAACTGTGCTTCAGTGGCGTCAACAGCAGTTGCCCACCCACAAATGATACACTCCAACGAGAAAGGGGTCGGAATGCCACTGAAAGTCACTCTCCTGGCTCTGTGGAGAGTCCACTTGCGTTCAATACGTTGGACAATGTTCACTTCCAATCTGCTGATGGACTCTTGGACGACTTAAGCAGTGAAGGACTTGACAGAGTTGAGCACATGCTTCAAAGTCTACTGATCAGAGGGTTGGAATTGGACCAGTTTGCCCAGTTCAGAGGCCCAATGTGTGTGGAAGGGAAGTGTGACTCCGGAGTTGAAGACGTTAAAGCTCTCCGTCATGGTCAGTTTGCTGCTGTCGTCAAGAAAAATGCTGCCCGGCAAGACCGTGTTGTTTCTGAGGAAGTGCTCGACGAGCGCTGA
- the ppox gene encoding protoporphyrinogen oxidase: protein MRTVAVLGGGIGGLAASYYLCKSPQVTKVILLESSSRVGGWLWSTRRSDGAVFEHGPRGIRPAGAVGRNTLNMVEDLGLAEEVLPVTYSHDASKNRYLYVNKQLHRMPSGISGLVRTVPPFSRPLLFSIATEMFAKKSQQEDESIHSFVSRRLGAELADIAVDSLCRGVFAGDCRKLSVRSCFPVLYEAEQRRGSLTLGMLMGSGTSKAVPPGCLSRRSEKESWAQWSLRRGLESLPESISDFLQQSRRVVLHRDTPVNHISPATTGWTIHVKDGSISADHVISALPAKVLAAVLPSTCQPLVQPLRDISCVTVAVVNLEYEGSVLPVKGFGHLVPSCEDPGLLGVVYDSVPFPQHNRSDGPTTRLTVMMGGAWFQETFGTPASVTKQQLLERATEAVRCHLGVTAAPSWSWVSLQEDCIPQYTEGHFGRVDFMRRLLKKNNLSLSLIGSSYDGVSVNDVIFSARKAVEELLGNGL, encoded by the exons ATGAGGACGGTAGCGGTCCTCGGCGGGGGTATCGGGGGATTGGCGGCGTCATATTACCTTTGCAAGAGCCCCCAGGTGACCAAG GTCATCTTGCTGGAGTCCAGCAGTCGTGTCGGAGGATGGCTGTGGTCCACAAGAAGGTCTGATGGTGCTGTGTTTGAACATGGACCCAGAGGTATCCGACCTGCTGGAGCCGTGGGTCGTAACACTCTTAATATG gtGGAAGACCTGGGTCTCGCAGAGGAGGTTCTACCTGTCACCTACAGCCACGACGCTTCCAAGAATAGATATTTGTATGTCAACAAGCAGCTGCATAGGATGCCTTCAGGGATCAG CGGACTTGTACGGACGGTCCCGCCCTTCTCACGCCCACTACTCTTCAGCATCGCCACGGAGATGTTTGCCAAGAAAAGCCAGCAGGAGGATGAGTCCATCCATTCCTTTGTGTCTCGCAGGCTCGGAGCAGAG CTAGCAGACATTGCTGTGGACAGTCTGTGTCGGGGCGTGTTTGCTGGTGACTGCAGGAAGTTGAGCGTACGCTCTTGCTTTCCTGTTCTCTACGAGGCGGAGCAGCGCAGAGGTTCCCTGACACTCGGCATGCTGATGGGCTCAG GAACCTCAAAGGCGGTCCCTCCTGGTTGCCTTAGCCGGAGGTCAGAGAAGGAGTCGTGGGCCCAGTGGTCCCTTAGACGAGGGCTGGAGTCGCTCCCGGAATCCATCAGTGACTTCCTGCAGCAGAGCAGGAGGGTGGTGCTTCACAGAGACACACCTGTCAATCATATTAGCCCTGCAACCACGGGCTGGACC atcCATGTAAAGGATGGGAGCATATCAGCTGACCATGTAATATCTGCTCTCCCTGCTAAAG TGCTGGCAGCTGTGCTGCCGTCCACCTGTCAGCCTCTGGTGCAGCCACTACGGGACATCTCCTGTGTGACTGTGGCTGTGGTCAACCTGGAGTATGAAGGCTCAGTGCTTCCTGTCAAG GGATTTGGACACCTGGTTCCATCATGTGAGGATCCTGGTTTACTGGGAGTGGTGTACGACTCTGTACCTTTCCCTCAACACAACAGAAGTGATGGGCCAACAACCAGATTGACG GTCATGATGGGCGGGGCCTGGTTCCAGGAAACATTTGGGACGCCAGCGTCCGTCACGAAGCAGCAACTTTTGGAAAGAGCTACAGAGGCGGTGCGTTGTCACCTCGGAGTCACGGCAGCACCCAGCTGGAGTTGGGTGTCTCTGCAGGAG GACTGTATACCGCAGTACACCGAGGGACATTTTGGCAGAGTCG ACTTCATGCGACGCTTATTAAAGAAGAACAACCTTTCGCTTTCTCTGATTGGCTCTTCCTATGACGGCGTGTCAGTGAACGATGTCATCTTCAGTGCCAGGAAGGCCGTAGAGGAGCTGCTTGGAAACGGACTTTAG